One window of Metopolophium dirhodum isolate CAU chromosome 3, ASM1992520v1, whole genome shotgun sequence genomic DNA carries:
- the LOC132940632 gene encoding 52 kDa repressor of the inhibitor of the protein kinase-like, whose translation MPNREENIKSLAEKYSEDLQCSSDSVIGEVLTWTQKFVGTEKPKNALEALIACNPLIFPSTYKLLRIIATLPVTTASSERSFSTLKRLKTYLRNTIGENRLNSLALLNIHREMILTTDEVLNDFAKDSRKIRLL comes from the coding sequence ATGCCAAATAGAGAAGAAAACATAAAAAGTTTGGCAGAAAAGTATAGTGAAGATCTTCAATGTAGTTCAGATTCAGTAATTGGAGAAGTATTGACATGGACACAAAAATTTGTTGGaacagaaaaaccaaaaaatgcaTTAGAAGCTCTTATAGCATGTAACCCACTCATTTTTCCATCTACTTATAAACTTCTCCGAATAATAGCTACACTTCCCGTAACTACAGCAAGCAGTGAAAGGTCATTTTCTACATTAAAAAGACTTAAGACATACCTTAGAAATACTATTGGAGAAAACAGATTAAATAGTTTAGCACTACTAAATATTCATCGTGAAATGATTTTAACAACAGATGAAGTTCTTAATGACTTTGCAAAAGACTCAAGAAAAATAAGATTGTtataa
- the LOC132940470 gene encoding histone H4 gives MTGRGKGGKGLGKGGAKRHRKVLRDNIQGITKPAIRRLARRGGVKRISGLIYEETRGVLKVFLENVIRDAVTYTEHAKRKTVTAMDVVYALKRQGRTLYGFGG, from the coding sequence ATGACAGGACGAGGCAAAGGAGGAAAAGGTCTGGGAAAAGGAGGCGCGAAACGTCATCGTAAAGTGCTCCGTGATAACATCCAGGGAATCACCAAGCCCGCCATCCGTCGGTTGGCTCGCCGAGGCGGTGTTAAACGTATTTCCGGTTTGATCTACGAAGAGACCCGTGGAGTTCTGAAGGTATTCCTGGAAAACGTGATCCGTGACGCAGTCACGTACACCGAGCACGCCAAGAGGAAGACCGTCACCGCCATGGACGTCGTGTACGCTCTCAAACGACAAGGTCGTACTCTGTACGGTTTCGGAGGTTAA
- the LOC132940635 gene encoding histone H2B gives MTKAQKNIAKSDKKRKPKRKESYAIYIYKVLKQVHPDTGVSSKAMSIMNSFVNDLFERIAAESSRLAHYNKHSTITSREIQTAVRLLLPGELAKHAVSEGTKAVTKYTSSK, from the exons atgac TAAGGCCCAAAAGAACATCGCCAAGTCCGACAAGAAGCGCAAGCCCAAGAGGAAAGAATCGTACGCAATCTACATCTACAAAGTGTTGAAACAAGTACATCCCGACACCGGAGTCTCGTCCAAAGCCATGAGCATCATGAACAGCTTCGTCAACGACCTGTTCGAGCGCATCGCCGCCGAATCCAGTCGTCTGGCCCACTACAACAAACATTCGACCATTACCAGCCGGGAAATCCAAACTGCCGTTCGACTCTTGTTGCCCGGTGAATTGGCCAAGCACGCCGTCAGTGAAGGAACCAAGGCTGTGACCAAGTACACCAGCTCCAAATAA
- the LOC132940633 gene encoding uncharacterized protein LOC132940633, whose product MNNLKRKALKQEQGQSKTILQFFKNKIPESLDDTHLVAISDNTNATVINENSSELNINLNTNADCSISTPVSIVNMDEYKTAKSLNDIGLFVNCSERIFGDP is encoded by the exons ATGAATAATCTGAAAAGAAAAGCACTCAAGCAAGAACAAGGACaatcaaaaactattttacagttttttaaaaacaaaattcctGAATCATTAgat GATACTCATTTAGTTGCTATTTCTGACAATACAAATGCAACAGTGATAAACGAAAATTCATcagaattgaatattaatttgaatacaaatgCAGATTGTTCAATT tccaCACCAGTATCAATAGTAAATATGGATGAATATAAAACAGCAAAGTCACTAAATGATATTggtttatttgttaattgttctGAAAGG atttttggtgATCCATAA